AATGCGGGCTTTGTGGAGCCTTACAACCTGTGGACCAACGAGCAGGCGCTGAGCGACTTTTGCTATCATTGGGAATTTTGGGCGAAAAAATTCAAAGATATCTCTTCCAAAAAGATCAGTTTTGACCTCCTCAACGAACCCAGCTGGCGCGACGACATGAACGACCAATTGGGCAAAAAGACCAAGTTGGAACCCGAAATGTACCGCAAACTGATCGTGGCGGCCTACAATACCATCAAAGGAGTCAACCAAAAACACCTGATCATTGCCGATGGCAACAACGTCGGCAATGACGTGATTACGGGTATTTCCGATTTGGAAGTGGCCCAAAGCTGCCGAGGATACAATCCCGGCATCATCTCGCATTACAAAGCTTCGTGGGTGTACAAAGACCCGGAAAGCCTGCCCGTTCCCGTTTGGCCCGGACAGGTGGGCGACCAATACCTGAGCCGCAAAATGCTGGAAGATAAATTTCAACCGTGGATCGACCTCAAAAACAGCGGCACGGGGGTGCACTGCGGCGAGTGCGGCTGTTTCAACAAAACACCCCACGATGTCTTTTTAGCGTGGTTCAAAGATTTGCTCGGTATCCTGAGTGAAAACGGAATCGGCTTTGCACTTTGGGAATTTGACGGTTCCTTCGGTTTACTTAACTCCGGCCGAAAAGATGTGGCTTATGAAGATTTCCAAGGCCAAAAACTGGACAGAAAACTGCTGACGCTTTTGCAGAAAGTGTAGAAGCGTTGGGTCTTTTCAACATACTGCAACGGCTCCGGTCCATGAACGTAAAAAATAAACCAACGACGATTTTTTTGTACAAAAAGTAGGTGTGTAAAGGATAGTTATTGAGGTGGCTAATCGGATATTTGTTATCATTACAAGCCGAAACCTTTTACTCATATGATCCGGAAGCTCTCCTTCTTTTTTTTATCCCTCCTATTTGCCATTCATTCCCACGCCCAAAGCGATCTCAAAGCCGGTTACCTGCGGTGTGAATACAAAATCAATCCCGTCACCGACGTACCAAATCCGCGACTGAGTTGGGAACTGACCTCGGCGGTCAGCGGGCAATACCAAACCGGCTATCAGATTCTGGCCGCGACTTCGCCGACATTGTTAGAAGAAGGAAAAGCGGATCTGTGGGACAGTAAAAAAGTCACGGGCGACGCTACTTCTCACATCGAATACGCAGGAAAACCGCTGGAATCGCGCCAAATATGTTATTGGAAAGTGCGAAGTTGGGACAAAAAAAATCAGCCCGGACCGTGGAGCGCTCCCGCTCTATGGGAAATGGGGCTGCTCCAAAAAAACGACTGGAAAGCTGCCTTCATCGGGCTCAATCTAAATAACTTAGGCAAAGGCAAGGAATACCATTTACCGCCGGCCCCCTTTCTCCGTAAAGAGATTGACATCAAAGGGTCCATTAAAAAAGCGCGTTTGTACATCACTGCGCTGGGCCTGTACGAATTTCAAATCAACGGTCGAAAGATCGGGAACGATTACCTGACCCCCGGCTGGACTGATTACAACAAACGCCTTTATTACCAAACCTTTGATGTAAGTAAAGAATTCAAACCCGGCAAAAATGCCCTGGGGTCCATGCTTTCGTATGGTTGGTATGCCGGGTATTTGGGCTATGCATTATTGGTCAGAAACCCCGTCGTGAAAAACTTTTACGGCGATGTACCTGCCCTGAAAGCCCAATTGGAAATTGAATACACCAACGGCCAAAAGGAAATTGTGGCAACCGATAATACGTGGAAAGCTAACTACGGTCCCATTGTAGAATCCGATATTTTGAACGGAGAAGTCTACGACGCCAACAAAGAACTGACGGGCTGGAATCAACCCGGATACAATGAGGCCGCGTGGAAAAAAGTCATCACCATTGCCGAAAAAGCCGACCGACTGCTTCAAGTCTACCCCGGCAACCCGGTGCGGGAAGTGGCGAGGCTAACGCCCAAAAACGTTAAACAAATGGGATCGAATGCCTATTTGGTCGACATGGGGCAAAATTTTGCGGGCACCATCAAGGTTCGCTTCAAAGCCGCCAAGGGCGATTCCATTCTTTTCCGATTCGGTGAAATGCTCTATCCCGACGGCAAACTCATGACCGAAAACCTGCGCAAAGCGCGGGGAACCGACCTGTACATTGCCAAAGGCGACCCTAACGGCGAAATATACGAGCCGCGCTTCACTTACCACGGTTTTCAATACGTACAGATCGAAGGCTTAAAATACGCCATCGGAATGCAGGATATTCTGGGCATTGTGTTGTCGTCGGCTACGCCCAAAGCAGGGACGTTTGAAACCGACAACGCTTTTGTAAACCAGCTGTACCACAACATCATCTGGACGCAACAATCTAACTATCTGGAGGTTCCGACCGACTGTCCGCAGCGCGATGAGCGTTTGGGCTGGACGGGAGATGCGCAGGCCTACGTCAAAAGTGCGACGCTCAACAACGACATTGCCGCCTTTGGGACCAAATGGGTGGTGGATCTGAACGACGCCCAACTCGCCAACGGTGCCTATCCCGTGTATGCACCGGCTCCTTCGGTACGCGTTACGGACACCTATTCGCCGGGCTGGATGGAAGCGGGGATTATTTATCCGTACCAGATTTTCAGATCGTATGGTGATACCAAAATCATCAAATCGCACTGGGCCGAAATGAAGAAATTCATGCAGTTTTTGGAAACAAAAAGCAAAGGCGAATACGTGTTCAAGGAAACCGCCTTTGCCGAAGTAGACCCCAAAGGCGGATTCGGCGACTGGTTGAGTGTCGGCAAAAAAACGCCGCCCGATATGCTGGCCACCATGTATTATGCCTACTCGGCCAACCTGATGCAGGAAATGGCCGCCGCCATCGGCGATGAAAAAGAGTCGGCTCATTACAAAGACGTCTTCGCCAAAGTCAAAGCAGCGTTTTTGAAACATTACACCAATGCCGAAGGCCGATTCATCTGCAACGCCGCTGCGTACGGGGATGGGAAAGGATACATTGACGGCGAAATGGGCTTTGAAGGCCACACCCAAACGGCTTACGCCAACGCCATTTTTATGAACCTTTTGGACAGCACGCATACGCTGAAAGCCGCCAAATGGCTGAATGAATTGGTGGTCAAAAACGGCAATAAACTCACAACGGGCTTCTTGGGCGTTCGGCCCATGCTGCCGGCACTTTCGGCCACGGGCAACAGCGAAACGGCCTACAAACTGTTGTTCCAAAAAGAATACCCTTCCTGGGGTTTTGAGATTGCCAACGGGGCCAATACGATCTGGGAACGCTGGAACAGTTTCACACGCGAAGGCGGTTTTCCGGCCGGCATGAACTCGTTCAACCACTACGCCTTCGGGTCGATCTGCGAATGGATGTTTGAAAACATGGCGGGCATCAAAGAGACCTCCCCCGGCTTCAAAACGTTCATCGTTCAGCCCGAACTCATGAATGCCAATATCAATTCACTCAAAGCCGCGCACCGTTCCATCAACGGCACGATCTCTTCGGCCTGGCAAAAAAAGGGAGACATCATTACCCTAACGATTGAGGTGCCTGTCAACACGACGGCGACGATCTGCCTGCCGCCCGCTCCGATCAACAACATTACCTTTA
Above is a window of Runella slithyformis DSM 19594 DNA encoding:
- a CDS encoding glycoside hydrolase family 5 protein, with translation MENHINRRTFIKNSSLATAALASGSMAGPTKKKNKLPQWKGFNVLDFFSPDPAKSRPQTPEMYFKWMEDWGFDFVRIPMAYPAYLKFDRSKNIRIDEIRNIDTQMTDRIEQLVYWAQKYNHHVSLNLHRAPGYCINAGFVEPYNLWTNEQALSDFCYHWEFWAKKFKDISSKKISFDLLNEPSWRDDMNDQLGKKTKLEPEMYRKLIVAAYNTIKGVNQKHLIIADGNNVGNDVITGISDLEVAQSCRGYNPGIISHYKASWVYKDPESLPVPVWPGQVGDQYLSRKMLEDKFQPWIDLKNSGTGVHCGECGCFNKTPHDVFLAWFKDLLGILSENGIGFALWEFDGSFGLLNSGRKDVAYEDFQGQKLDRKLLTLLQKV
- a CDS encoding alpha-L-rhamnosidase; the protein is MIRKLSFFFLSLLFAIHSHAQSDLKAGYLRCEYKINPVTDVPNPRLSWELTSAVSGQYQTGYQILAATSPTLLEEGKADLWDSKKVTGDATSHIEYAGKPLESRQICYWKVRSWDKKNQPGPWSAPALWEMGLLQKNDWKAAFIGLNLNNLGKGKEYHLPPAPFLRKEIDIKGSIKKARLYITALGLYEFQINGRKIGNDYLTPGWTDYNKRLYYQTFDVSKEFKPGKNALGSMLSYGWYAGYLGYALLVRNPVVKNFYGDVPALKAQLEIEYTNGQKEIVATDNTWKANYGPIVESDILNGEVYDANKELTGWNQPGYNEAAWKKVITIAEKADRLLQVYPGNPVREVARLTPKNVKQMGSNAYLVDMGQNFAGTIKVRFKAAKGDSILFRFGEMLYPDGKLMTENLRKARGTDLYIAKGDPNGEIYEPRFTYHGFQYVQIEGLKYAIGMQDILGIVLSSATPKAGTFETDNAFVNQLYHNIIWTQQSNYLEVPTDCPQRDERLGWTGDAQAYVKSATLNNDIAAFGTKWVVDLNDAQLANGAYPVYAPAPSVRVTDTYSPGWMEAGIIYPYQIFRSYGDTKIIKSHWAEMKKFMQFLETKSKGEYVFKETAFAEVDPKGGFGDWLSVGKKTPPDMLATMYYAYSANLMQEMAAAIGDEKESAHYKDVFAKVKAAFLKHYTNAEGRFICNAAAYGDGKGYIDGEMGFEGHTQTAYANAIFMNLLDSTHTLKAAKWLNELVVKNGNKLTTGFLGVRPMLPALSATGNSETAYKLLFQKEYPSWGFEIANGANTIWERWNSFTREGGFPAGMNSFNHYAFGSICEWMFENMAGIKETSPGFKTFIVQPELMNANINSLKAAHRSINGTISSAWQKKGDIITLTIEVPVNTTATICLPPAPINNITFNGRALTATAVKSKWIDRRERNTVVVGSGKYVLSYKKSALSGF